One part of the Quercus lobata isolate SW786 chromosome 7, ValleyOak3.0 Primary Assembly, whole genome shotgun sequence genome encodes these proteins:
- the LOC115951767 gene encoding zinc finger BED domain-containing protein RICESLEEPER 3-like: MVKHIGFREFVGSLQPMFKVVSRNTLKSDILNIYDNEREKALKILDNNGSRIAITIDMWTSNNKKKGFVVIAAHFIDQTWTLQSRVLRFVYVPSPHTKVVLTDILVDCFLQWNIDSKLSTVTVDNYSTNDAMMKLLLNKLDISSLLLHASMLHIVRNRDHVVEF, encoded by the exons ATGGTTAAGCACATTGGGTTTAGAGAATTTGTGGGTTCTCTTCAACCCATGTTTAAAGTTGTTTCAAGAAACACTTTGAAGAGTGACATTCTTAACATTTATGATAATGAGAGGGAGAAagctttgaaaattttggacaATAATGGAAGTAGAATAGCAATCACAATTGATATGTGGActtcaaataacaaaaagaaagggTTCGTGGTTATTGCTGCTCACTTTATCGATCAAACTTGGACTTTGCAAAGTCGGGTTTTAAG gtttgtttatGTTCCTTCTCCACACACAAAAGTTGTCCTTACTGATATCCTTGTAGATTGTTTTTTACAGTGGAACATTGATAGCAAGTTGTCTACAGTAACTGTTGATAATTATAGCACCAATGATGCCATGATGAAACTTCTCTTGAATAAGCTTGACATTAGTTCTCTTTTGTTGCATGCATCTATGTTGCATATTGTCAGAAATAGAGACCACGTAGTGGAATTTTAA